Part of the Crossiella cryophila genome, TCCTCGGTGAGGTGGCCGATGTCGGCGTAGACGTAGAAGGCGCCGTCGGCCGGGGCCACCCGGTCGATGCCCAGTCCGGCCAGGCCGGACAGCAGCAGGTCCCGGTTGGTGCGGTAGCGCAGCACGTGCGCGTCCGCCTCGGCGTAGGACTCCTGGGTGAAGGCGGCCACCGCGGCGTACTGGGACAGCGCGGGCGGGCACAGGGTGAAGTTGCCGGTCAGGCAGTCCACCGCGCGGCGCAGTCCGGCAGGCAGCAGCAGCCAGCCCAGCCGCCAGCCGGTCATCGCGAAGTACTTGGAGAAGCTGTTGGCCACGATGGCTTCCCGCGAGGTCTGCCAGGCGCAGCCGAGCGGCTGGCCGTAGCTGATGCCGTGGTAGATCTCGTCGCTGACCAGCCGCACCCCGTTGGCCGCGCACCACTGCGCGATCCGGGCCAGCTCGGCCGGGTCCAGCCCGGTGCCGGTGGGGTTGGCCGGACTGGCCACGATCAGCCCCTTGATCGGCTGCTCCAGCGATTCCAGCAGCTCGACGGTGGGCTGGAACCTGGTCTCGTGCTCACACGGCAGCTCGACCACCTCACAGCCCAGCGCCCGCAGGATGTTGCGGTAGGCCGGGTACCCGGGCCTGGTCAGCGCGACCCGGTCACCTGGATCGAAGGCGGCCAGGAAGGCCAGCAGGAACCCGCCGGAGGACCCGGTGGTGACCACCACGTCCTCCGGGCTGACGTCCAGGTCGTAGCTGCGCCCGTAGTGCCCGGCGATGGCACTGCGCAGCTCCAGGATGCCGAGCTGCTCGGTGTAGCCCAGGGTCTGCTTGGCCAGCGCCTCGGCCGCGGCCGCGCGCACCGGGGCGGGCGCGGGGCTGGACGGCTGACCGGCGGCGAGGGAGAGCACGTCACCGCGTTCCCGTTGCCGCTTGGCCGCCGCGGAGACCACGTCCATGACGTGGAACGGCGGGATGTCGGCGCGGGCTGCGACGGAGAACAGCGAGGTCGGCTGGGCCATGGCCGCAGCCTAAACAGCACCTAGTAGCCGCGGTAACCCGATCCGGTCTTGACTCCCACCACACCCGGCACGTTGGACACCGAGCCGTAGCGCTCCACCGAGTACCGGATCCCGGCGATGATGTTGTCCACCGGGTTCCAGATGTCCTTGTGGCCTGGCAGGGACCAGCGGTTGAAGGTCGGGTCGATGGTCTGCATCAGCCCCTTGGACGGGGTGCCCTTGGCCGCGTTGGAGTCCCAGTTGTTGATCGCCTGCGGGTTGCCGCCGGACTCCTTCTGGATGATCATCCAGATGTCGTTGGGGTTCATCTTGTCCACCGGGTAGCCCTGGGCCTTGAGGATCTCGACGGCCTGGTTGATCCACTCGGCCACCTGGCCCTGGGGCGCGGGTCCGCCGCCGGGCGGTGGGCCGCCGCTGGGCCCCAGGCCGCCGCCTCCGCCGGTGCCGCCGCCACCACCGCCGCTGGAGCCGGATCCGCCGCCGCTCTCTCGCGGGCGTTCGGCCGGGCGTTCCTCCTTCTTCGGCTCGGGGCTGGGCTGCCATTCGACCTTCTTGCCCGGCGCGGGCGCGAAGGGCTGGCCGTCGGGGGCGTCGAGCTTGGCGAACTTGGGTTCGGCCGACCGGCCGCGCAGCGCGCCCAGTGCGCCGCGCAGGGCTGATTCGGCCTCGGTGACCTTGGGCTGGGCGTCGGCGACGGCCTCCTTGACGAAGCCCTCGATCGCCGGGCGCACGTCCTCCTCCGGCTGGTTCCGGTTCTGCTGCCGGAACGCGCGCACCCGGCTGAGCAGGTTCTCGCAGATGGTGTTCACCGACTGCTCGGCCCCGGCCAGCGCGTCCGCGGCGGCCCGGAGATCGCCCGCGGCCTGGGTGAGGGTGGTCCGCGCGGCGGTGGCGGCGGTGTCGAACTTGCCCATGTAGCCGACGAAGCCGTCCGCGGAGCTGCCCTGCCAGGCGGCGTCCAGCCCGCTCACCGACTTGCGCACCGCGCCAGCGCACTCGCCAGCCTTGCCGGCGGCCTCGGTCCACCGGGTGGCGACCGCGCGGATGGCCTCCGGATCGCCGTTGACCTTGTCGCAGATGTCCGCGAGGGCCTGGCCGCCGGGCAGGCCTGCGACCGCGTCCCTGGCGCTCACCGGCGCACCCCGTCGGCGTTGGCGCGCTCGGTGTCCTCCACCGTGCGCTGCACCGCGTCCAAGGCCCGCTCGATCTTGCCGAGCAGCACCTCGGCCGCGTTGAAGTCCTCGTTCATCGACCTGTCGAGGGCGTCCATGGCCTGGGCGAACGCGCCGGAGTCGGCGAGTTTGCCGAACATGGCCGCGTTGCTCGCCGCCTTGGGGAAGCCGTCCCCGACTGCGCCGAACTGACCGGCCTGGCCTGCCACCGTGGTGCGGCAGCCCTCCAGCGCCTCCCGGTTGAACCTGACCATCCCCACACTGGGGAGGGTAGGACGTCAGCGGGCTGCCTGGGCTGCCTTCAGCGCAATGTCCGTTCGGTGGTGTGAACCGGTGAGGTGCACCCCGGCCACCCGCCGGTACGCCTCGGCGCGCGCGGCGTCCAGGTCGTCCCCGGTGCCGACCACCGACAGCACCCGGCCGCCCGCGGAGACCACCGCGCCGTCGTCCCGGCGCCGGGTGCCCGCGTGCAGCACGCCCTCGGCGTCCGCGCCGGTGATCACGTCGCCGGTGCGCGGCAGGCTCGGGTAGCCCTCGGCCGCGACCACCACGGTGACCGCGGCGCCCTCGGCCCAGTCCAGCTCGGCCTGCTCATCCAGCCTGCCCTCGGCCACCGCGAGCAGCAGACCCGCCAGCGGGGTGCGCAGCAGGGCCAGCACGGCCTGGGTCTCCGGGTCGCCGAACCGGCAGTTGAACTCGATCACCGACGGGCCCTCGGAGGTGACCGCGAGGCCCGCGTAGAGCACGCCCTGGAACGGGGTGCCGCGCTTGGCCAGCTCGTCCACCACCGGCTGGGCCACCGTGGTCACGATGGTCTCGACCAGGTCGGGGGCGGCCCAGGGCAGCGGGGCGTAGGCGCCCATGCCGCCGGTGTTCGGGCCGCTGTCGTTGTCGCCGACCCGCTTGAAGTCCTGCGCGGGCAGCAGCGCGCGCACGGTCCGGCCGTCGGTGAGGCAGAACAGCGACACCTCGGGACCGTCCAGGAAGGACTCCAGCAGCACCGGGTGGCCGCCGTCGAGCAGCCGCATCGCGTGCGCGCGGGCCGCGTCCAGGTCCCTGGTGACCACCACGCCCTTGCCGGCGGCCAGCCCGTCGTCCTTGACCACCCAGGTCGGGCCGAACCGGGCCAGCGCGGCGTCCAGCCGGGCCGGGTTGTCCACGATCTCGCTGTGCGCGGTCGGCACACCCGCTGCGGCCATGACCTCCTTGGCGAAGGCCTTGGAACCCTCGATCCGGGCGGCCTCCTTGGACGGCCCGAAGCAGGGCACGCCCGAGGCGCGCACCGCGTCGGCCACCCCGGCCACCAGCGGGGCCTCCGGGCCGACCACGACCAGGTCGGCCTTCCACTCCGCGGCCAGCGCGGTCACCGCGGCCGGGCTGGTCGCCTCCACGCCGTAGTTCTCCGCGACCGAGGCGGTACCCGCGTTGCCGGGGGCGCAGGCCAGGGCGGTCACCCCGGGATCACGGGACAGACCAAGCAGCAGGGCGTGCTCTCGGGCACCGGAGCCAATAACCAGGACGCGCACGGAGCGGCAGTTTAGAGGGTGCGGGGGCGGCGGGCGGAGCCGCGGTCGTCGAAGCCCGCCCGCTCCAGCAGGGCCGCCGACTCCAGCGCCAGCCAGCCCGCGAGCTGCACGGACAGCTCCCGCTCGGCCCGCGGCCCCGGCGCGGGGGCCTCCCCGGCGACCGGGCGTTCAGTGGGTGAGATGGCCGGCACCGTCCACTCCGGACCGAACAGCGGGCCGCCCCTGGCCACCGCCCGGTTGCGCCAGGCCGCCTCGGCCGAGGCGAAGACCACCCGCGCGGCCAGGTTCGCCGCCGGGTCATCGCGCAGGGCCAGTGCGGCCGAGGCCAGGTTGCGGGACAGGATGCCCAGCGCCGGACCGGGTTCCCGGCCACGCAGCACGTCGTCGGCGTCGGCCAGCTTCTCCGCCACCGCGCCGACCAGCCCCGCGGTGACCTCCGGCCAGCCGCGTTCGCCGGTGCTGACCGCCAGCCGGGCGCAGGCGCCGAGCACATAGGCGTTGCCGGTCAACGAGATCGCCCGGTCCAGCGCGCCGGGCCCGCCGTCCGGGGCCACGCTCAGGCCGGTGACCACCAGGCCGTCGTCGAGCAGGTGCTGCAACATCCAGTCCACTGTGGACCTGGCGCGGTGCAGGTCGGCCTTTTCCCCGCCCTCGGTGGCCAGCTGGGCGAACAGCAGCGCGGCCGCGCCGTTGGCGATCGCGCCCTTGCGCCCGGCCGGTTCGTCCGACCACAGCCCGCCACCGGCGTGATCGCTCCAGCTCTCCCGCAGCCTGCGCAGGGCCAGCCTGGCCAGCGCGGGCCGGACGGGTGCGGCGGCCCTGCTGTGCGCGCGGTGCAGGGCCAGCGCGAGCGCGGCCAGTTCAGCGTTGCCCAGCTGTTTGGGACGCGCGCGCAGCCCGCGGACCAGGCCGGTCAGCCGGGCCTGCCGGTCGGCGGTCGGCGCGCGCAGCCAGGCGTCCACCGCGCAGTCCAGCAGGGTGGCCCGCCACGGCGAGCGGTGCGGCGGCCGCAGCCGGCCGGCAGGCCAGACGTCGAGTTCGCGCAGGCGGCCGGTCAGCAGGCAGCGGCGCAGCTGGCGGGCGCAGACCGCGCGTTCGGCCACCGCCGCACGCGCCGCCCACAGCTCGGGCCGGTCATCGCCCCGGCCGATCCGCCTGCCACTCATCCGCCCATGGTCCGGGCCGCCGGGGACGGATCGGCGCAACCGCGACCCGACGCACCGGGAATCTCACCAGGCCGTGTCCAGATCAGCGTGCGCCCGCACCCAGGCGTGCATGACGATGCCCGCGGCCACTCCCGCGTTGATCGAGCGGGTGGAGCCGAACTGGGCGATCGACACGGTCAGCTCGGCCGCCTCGGCCGCCGCCGGGGTCAGCCCCGGTCCCTCCTGGCCGAACAGCAGCACGCAGTTCCTTGGCAGGGTCACCGTCTCCAGCCGGGCCGCGCCGGGGGTGTTGTCCACCCCGACCACCACCAGGCCCTGCTCGCGGGCGTGCGCGGCCAGTGCGGCGATGTCCTCGTGGTGGCGCACGTGCTGGTACCGGTCGGTGACCATGGCCCCGCGCCGGTTCCATCGTTTGCGCCCGACGATGTGCACCGCGCGGGCGGCGAAGGCGTTGGCGGTGCGCACCACGGTGCCGATGTTGTGGTCGTGCTGGAAGTTCTCGATGGCCACGTGGAAGCCGTGCCGCCGGGTGTCCAGGTCGGCCACGATCGCCTCCCGCCGCCAGTACCGGTAGGCGTCCACCACGTTGCGGCGGTCGCCCTCGGCGAGCAGGTCGGGGTCCAGGTGCGGATCGTCAGGGATCGGCCCCGCCCACGGACCCACCCCGACCTGCTCGGCGCCCCATTCGGTGGGACCCGGTTCGTCGACGAACACCGTGGTCAGAGCCCCAGGTCTGCCAGGTCGAGCAGGTAGCGGTAGGGCAGCCCCTCGGCCTCGATCGCCTCCCGCGCGCCGGTGCCCCGGTCCACCACGG contains:
- a CDS encoding pyridoxal phosphate-dependent aminotransferase, whose protein sequence is MAQPTSLFSVAARADIPPFHVMDVVSAAAKRQRERGDVLSLAAGQPSSPAPAPVRAAAAEALAKQTLGYTEQLGILELRSAIAGHYGRSYDLDVSPEDVVVTTGSSGGFLLAFLAAFDPGDRVALTRPGYPAYRNILRALGCEVVELPCEHETRFQPTVELLESLEQPIKGLIVASPANPTGTGLDPAELARIAQWCAANGVRLVSDEIYHGISYGQPLGCAWQTSREAIVANSFSKYFAMTGWRLGWLLLPAGLRRAVDCLTGNFTLCPPALSQYAAVAAFTQESYAEADAHVLRYRTNRDLLLSGLAGLGIDRVAPADGAFYVYADIGHLTEDSMGFCRKLLADTGVAVVPGIDFDPVHGNRFVRLSFASATATITEAVQRIGNWLPTL
- a CDS encoding WXG100 family type VII secretion target, producing the protein MSARDAVAGLPGGQALADICDKVNGDPEAIRAVATRWTEAAGKAGECAGAVRKSVSGLDAAWQGSSADGFVGYMGKFDTAATAARTTLTQAAGDLRAAADALAGAEQSVNTICENLLSRVRAFRQQNRNQPEEDVRPAIEGFVKEAVADAQPKVTEAESALRGALGALRGRSAEPKFAKLDAPDGQPFAPAPGKKVEWQPSPEPKKEERPAERPRESGGGSGSSGGGGGGTGGGGGLGPSGGPPPGGGPAPQGQVAEWINQAVEILKAQGYPVDKMNPNDIWMIIQKESGGNPQAINNWDSNAAKGTPSKGLMQTIDPTFNRWSLPGHKDIWNPVDNIIAGIRYSVERYGSVSNVPGVVGVKTGSGYRGY
- the purD gene encoding phosphoribosylamine--glycine ligase, translated to MRVLVIGSGAREHALLLGLSRDPGVTALACAPGNAGTASVAENYGVEATSPAAVTALAAEWKADLVVVGPEAPLVAGVADAVRASGVPCFGPSKEAARIEGSKAFAKEVMAAAGVPTAHSEIVDNPARLDAALARFGPTWVVKDDGLAAGKGVVVTRDLDAARAHAMRLLDGGHPVLLESFLDGPEVSLFCLTDGRTVRALLPAQDFKRVGDNDSGPNTGGMGAYAPLPWAAPDLVETIVTTVAQPVVDELAKRGTPFQGVLYAGLAVTSEGPSVIEFNCRFGDPETQAVLALLRTPLAGLLLAVAEGRLDEQAELDWAEGAAVTVVVAAEGYPSLPRTGDVITGADAEGVLHAGTRRRDDGAVVSAGGRVLSVVGTGDDLDAARAEAYRRVAGVHLTGSHHRTDIALKAAQAAR
- a CDS encoding glycoside hydrolase family 76 protein translates to MSGRRIGRGDDRPELWAARAAVAERAVCARQLRRCLLTGRLRELDVWPAGRLRPPHRSPWRATLLDCAVDAWLRAPTADRQARLTGLVRGLRARPKQLGNAELAALALALHRAHSRAAAPVRPALARLALRRLRESWSDHAGGGLWSDEPAGRKGAIANGAAALLFAQLATEGGEKADLHRARSTVDWMLQHLLDDGLVVTGLSVAPDGGPGALDRAISLTGNAYVLGACARLAVSTGERGWPEVTAGLVGAVAEKLADADDVLRGREPGPALGILSRNLASAALALRDDPAANLAARVVFASAEAAWRNRAVARGGPLFGPEWTVPAISPTERPVAGEAPAPGPRAERELSVQLAGWLALESAALLERAGFDDRGSARRPRTL
- a CDS encoding TrmH family RNA methyltransferase, whose protein sequence is MFVDEPGPTEWGAEQVGVGPWAGPIPDDPHLDPDLLAEGDRRNVVDAYRYWRREAIVADLDTRRHGFHVAIENFQHDHNIGTVVRTANAFAARAVHIVGRKRWNRRGAMVTDRYQHVRHHEDIAALAAHAREQGLVVVGVDNTPGAARLETVTLPRNCVLLFGQEGPGLTPAAAEAAELTVSIAQFGSTRSINAGVAAGIVMHAWVRAHADLDTAW